In the Mastacembelus armatus chromosome 2, fMasArm1.2, whole genome shotgun sequence genome, one interval contains:
- the LOC113127573 gene encoding DNA-binding protein SATB2-like isoform X2 — protein MEQHGGAGGGAESPSLQDSSSSEERRERGESPASSGPLRSKLSHVESNGSPVNPRPRHNSTPLRPLGGLMIPVYCVVEHADTGVAGDGEGCGDCHAEFVLVRKDVLFTQLVETALVALGYSHSSAVQARGIIKVGRWRPMPIHFLTDAPEATVADMLLDVYHMVTLRILLHSFARLEELPSEQWTHATVRTALKELLRETNQSTLAKECPLSQSMISAIVNSSYYANISTSKCQEFGRWYKRYKRIKGEYVEKMWSTQDKSDIKVERDLDLSVISQHPPPLLPSSNHLGTFGSPASLPIKSGLGETQSSAQPHCLPHPAGQHHPSPPLRPQAAPLLGHSGLLTPQVSPQLVRQQLAMAQLINQQLAVSRLLAHQHPHGVNQQFLNHPPISRACKGSGATTEPSLNCSGAEVSFDIYQQVRNELKRASVSQAVFARVAFNRTQGLLSEILRKEEDPRSASQSLLVNLKAMQNFLNLPEGERDRIYQEERERSANSNHNHPTNHISNTSAHRHTQTKCSMSGAELPLKLDSLVNITSVIYEEIQQEMKRAKVSQALFAKVAANKSQGWLCELLRWKESPSPENRTLWENLCTIRRFLALPQPDRDQVYEEESRQQHSDRLHTVLHIPDQQALHRQPLPPLTSPSPLHEGPVPVLHGSEDGSERGMSPGFGGGGPKKARSRTRISLEALGILQSFIGDVGLYPDQEAIHTLSAQLDLPKHTIVKFFQNQRYNVKHHSQAREPIAGEDDGESLSPSEEGIDTTVSRGDEVLSASEESSEDGRQSVELFQTEGGNGGEEKEVEMEVDKEEGDDGKASGPATSSLSPYSSVDSPHSAEQQR, from the exons ATGGAGCAGCATGGAGGTGCAGGAGGGGGAGCAGAAAGCCCCAGCCTCCAGGACAGCTCCAGCTCAGAGGAGAGACGGGAGAGAGGGGAGAGCCCTGCCTCCAGTGGGCCCCTGCGAAGCAAGCTGAGCCATGTGGAGTCCAACGGCAGCCCAGTAAACCCACGACCCCGACACAACAGCACACCGCTGAGACCGTTAGGAG GTTTGATGATCCCAGTCTACTGTGTGGTCGAGCATGCAGACACGGGTGTGGCTGGCGACGGTGAGGGGTGTGGTGACTGTCACGCCGAGTTTGTGTTGGTGCGTAAGGATGTCCTCTTCACGCAGCTGGTAGAGACGGCACTGGTCGCCCTTGGATACTCGCACAGTTCAGCTGTACAGGCACGTG gCATAATTAAAGTGGGCCGGTGGAGGCCGATGCCCATCCACTTCCTAACAGACGCCCCAGAGGCCACGGTGGCTGACATGCTGCTGGACGTTTACCATATGGTCACACTGAGGATCCTACTGCACAG CTTTGCCAGGCTGGAGGAGCTGCCGTCAGAGCAGTGGACCCACGCCACAGTGAGGACTGCCCTCAAGGAGCTGCTCAGAGAGACCAACCAGAGCACCCTGGCCAAGGAGTGTCCTCTCTCCCAG AGTATGATCTCAGCGATAGTGAACAGTTCCTACTATGCCAACATCTCCACCTCTAAATGCCAGGAGTTTGGACGCTGGTACAAGAGGTACAAACGCATCAAAG GTGAATATGTTGAGAAGATGTGGTCAACACAGGACAAATCAGACATAAAAG TTGAGAGGGATTTGGACCTGAGTGTCATCAGCCAGCATCCCCCTCCTCTCTTACCTTCATCGAATCACTTGGGCACCTTTGGCAGCCCTGCATCACTTCCCATCAAGAGTGGCCTCGGGGAGACTCAGTCCTCCGCCCAGCCTCACTGTCTGCCTCACCCTGCTGGCCAGCACCACCCCAGTCCTCCACTGCGTCCCCAGGCTGCCCCCCTGCTGGGCCACAGTGGGCTCCTAACTCCCCAGGTCTCCCCTCAGCTTGTTCGCCAGCAGCTCGCAATGGCCCAGCTCATCAACCAGCAGCTGGCTGTCAGTCGCCTGCTCGCTCACCAGCACCCACATGGAGTCAACCAGCAGTTCCTCAACCACCCACCCATCTCAAGGGCATGCAAGGGCTCCGGGGCCACTACTGAGCCCAGCCTTAACTGTTCAGGGGCCGAGGTCTCTTTTGACATTTACCAGCAAGTCAGGAATGAGCTGAAGAGGGCCAGCGTTTCCCAGGCGGTGTTCGCACGCGTGGCGTTCAACCGCACACAG ggTTTGCTGTCTGAGATCCTTCGTAAGGAGGAGGATCCTCGCTCTGCGTCACAGTCGCTGCTGGTCAACCTGAAGGCCATGCAGAACTTCCTCAACCTACCAGAGGGCGAGCGAGACCGCATCTaccaggaggagagagagaggagcgcCAACAGCAACCACAACCACCCCACCAACCACATCTCCAACACcagcgcacacagacacacacag ACAAAGTGCAGCATGTCTGGTGCAGAGCTGCCACTGAAGCTGGACTCACTTGTGAACATCACATCAGTAATTTATGAAGAGATCCAGCAGGAGATGAAGCGAGCCAAGGTCTCCCAGGCTCTGTTCGCTAAGGTGGCAGCCAATAAAAGTCAG GGTTGGCTGTGTGAGCTGCTCAGGTGGAAAGAGAGCCCAAGCCCTGAGAACCGCACACTGTGGGAGAACCTGTGCACCATCAGGAGGTTCCTGGCGTTGCCACAGCCCGACCGGGACCAGGTTTATGAGGAGGAGTCGAGGCAGCAGCACAGCGACAGGCTCCACACTGTCCTGCACATCCCGGATCAGCAG GCCCTCCACAGACAGCCCCTGCCTCCTCTGACATCCCCATCTCCACTTCATGAAGGCCCAGTACCGGTGTTGCACGGCTCAGAAGATGGGTCTGAGCGTGGAATGAGTCCTGGCTTCGGAGGTGGAGGCCCAAAGAAAGCCCGTTCGCGGACTCGGATATCCCTGGAGGCCCTGGGAATTCTCCAGAGCTTCATTGGTGATGTGGGCCTCTACCCCGACCAGGAGGCCATCCACACCCTGTCAGCCCAGCTGGACCTGCCCAAACACACCATCGTTAAGTTCTTCCAGAACCAACGCTATAATGTCAAGCACCACAGCCAAGCCAGAGAGCCCATTGCTGGGGAGGACGATGGGGAGAGCTTGAGTCCCAGTGAAGAAGGGATCGACACAACAGTGAGCCGAGGGGATGAGGTGCTCTCTGCATCCGAGGAGTCGAGTGAGGATGGGAGACAATCAGTGGAGTTGTTCCAAACAGAGGGAGGCAATGggggagaggaaaaagaggtGGAAATGGAGGTAGACAAGGAGGAAGGGGATGATGGGAAAGCCTCAGGGCCAGCAACTTCCTCTCTGTCCCCTTACAGCAGTGTGGACAGCCCCCACTCTGCAGAGCAACAGAGATAA
- the LOC113127574 gene encoding gamma-crystallin S-like — protein sequence MGRIIFYEDKNYQGRRYECESNNTNFHSYLRRCNSARVETGTWVIYERPNYSGHQYVLSRGEYPDYTSWNGLNDRVSSCKMIHVANGDPYKIQLYSKGEFAGPVFEVTEDCPSVLEKFPWSEVHSCRVQGGWWVFYEHPNYKGHQYLLEKGEYRKPVDWGAVCPAVQSFRRLTE from the exons ATGGGCAGG ATCATCTTTTATGAGGACAAGAACTACCAGGGTCGCAGGTACGAGTGCGAAAGCAACAACACCAACTTCCACTCTTACCTGAGACGCTGTAACTCGGCCCGTGTGGAGACCGGGACCTGGGTGATCTATGAGAGACCAAACTATTCAGGCCACCAGTATGTCCTGTCCAGAGGCGAGTACCCAGACTACACAAGCTGGAATGGCCTCAACGACAGAGTCAGCTCCTGCAAGATGATCCATGTT GCAAATGGAGATCCTTACAAGATCCAGCTCTACAGTAAAGGAGAGTTTGCCGGTCCAGTGTTTGAAGTGACGGAGGACTGTCCCTCTGTGTTAGAGAAGTTCCCCTGGAGTGAGGTTCACTCCTGCAGGGTTCAGGGAGGCTGGTGGGTCTTCTACGAGCACCCCAACTACAAGGGCCACCAGTACCTGCTGGAGAAAGGCGAGTACCGCAAGCCAGTGGACTGGGGTGCGGTCTGTCCCGCTGTGCAGTCTTTCAGAAGGCTAACTGAGTAg
- the LOC113127573 gene encoding DNA-binding protein SATB2-like isoform X1 codes for MEQHGGAGGGAESPSLQDSSSSEERRERGESPASSGPLRSKLSHVESNGSPVNPRPRHNSTPLRPLGGGTLRHTCLMIPVYCVVEHADTGVAGDGEGCGDCHAEFVLVRKDVLFTQLVETALVALGYSHSSAVQARGIIKVGRWRPMPIHFLTDAPEATVADMLLDVYHMVTLRILLHSFARLEELPSEQWTHATVRTALKELLRETNQSTLAKECPLSQSMISAIVNSSYYANISTSKCQEFGRWYKRYKRIKGEYVEKMWSTQDKSDIKVERDLDLSVISQHPPPLLPSSNHLGTFGSPASLPIKSGLGETQSSAQPHCLPHPAGQHHPSPPLRPQAAPLLGHSGLLTPQVSPQLVRQQLAMAQLINQQLAVSRLLAHQHPHGVNQQFLNHPPISRACKGSGATTEPSLNCSGAEVSFDIYQQVRNELKRASVSQAVFARVAFNRTQGLLSEILRKEEDPRSASQSLLVNLKAMQNFLNLPEGERDRIYQEERERSANSNHNHPTNHISNTSAHRHTQTKCSMSGAELPLKLDSLVNITSVIYEEIQQEMKRAKVSQALFAKVAANKSQGWLCELLRWKESPSPENRTLWENLCTIRRFLALPQPDRDQVYEEESRQQHSDRLHTVLHIPDQQALHRQPLPPLTSPSPLHEGPVPVLHGSEDGSERGMSPGFGGGGPKKARSRTRISLEALGILQSFIGDVGLYPDQEAIHTLSAQLDLPKHTIVKFFQNQRYNVKHHSQAREPIAGEDDGESLSPSEEGIDTTVSRGDEVLSASEESSEDGRQSVELFQTEGGNGGEEKEVEMEVDKEEGDDGKASGPATSSLSPYSSVDSPHSAEQQR; via the exons ATGGAGCAGCATGGAGGTGCAGGAGGGGGAGCAGAAAGCCCCAGCCTCCAGGACAGCTCCAGCTCAGAGGAGAGACGGGAGAGAGGGGAGAGCCCTGCCTCCAGTGGGCCCCTGCGAAGCAAGCTGAGCCATGTGGAGTCCAACGGCAGCCCAGTAAACCCACGACCCCGACACAACAGCACACCGCTGAGACCGTTAGGAGGTGGGACACTAAGACACACGT GTTTGATGATCCCAGTCTACTGTGTGGTCGAGCATGCAGACACGGGTGTGGCTGGCGACGGTGAGGGGTGTGGTGACTGTCACGCCGAGTTTGTGTTGGTGCGTAAGGATGTCCTCTTCACGCAGCTGGTAGAGACGGCACTGGTCGCCCTTGGATACTCGCACAGTTCAGCTGTACAGGCACGTG gCATAATTAAAGTGGGCCGGTGGAGGCCGATGCCCATCCACTTCCTAACAGACGCCCCAGAGGCCACGGTGGCTGACATGCTGCTGGACGTTTACCATATGGTCACACTGAGGATCCTACTGCACAG CTTTGCCAGGCTGGAGGAGCTGCCGTCAGAGCAGTGGACCCACGCCACAGTGAGGACTGCCCTCAAGGAGCTGCTCAGAGAGACCAACCAGAGCACCCTGGCCAAGGAGTGTCCTCTCTCCCAG AGTATGATCTCAGCGATAGTGAACAGTTCCTACTATGCCAACATCTCCACCTCTAAATGCCAGGAGTTTGGACGCTGGTACAAGAGGTACAAACGCATCAAAG GTGAATATGTTGAGAAGATGTGGTCAACACAGGACAAATCAGACATAAAAG TTGAGAGGGATTTGGACCTGAGTGTCATCAGCCAGCATCCCCCTCCTCTCTTACCTTCATCGAATCACTTGGGCACCTTTGGCAGCCCTGCATCACTTCCCATCAAGAGTGGCCTCGGGGAGACTCAGTCCTCCGCCCAGCCTCACTGTCTGCCTCACCCTGCTGGCCAGCACCACCCCAGTCCTCCACTGCGTCCCCAGGCTGCCCCCCTGCTGGGCCACAGTGGGCTCCTAACTCCCCAGGTCTCCCCTCAGCTTGTTCGCCAGCAGCTCGCAATGGCCCAGCTCATCAACCAGCAGCTGGCTGTCAGTCGCCTGCTCGCTCACCAGCACCCACATGGAGTCAACCAGCAGTTCCTCAACCACCCACCCATCTCAAGGGCATGCAAGGGCTCCGGGGCCACTACTGAGCCCAGCCTTAACTGTTCAGGGGCCGAGGTCTCTTTTGACATTTACCAGCAAGTCAGGAATGAGCTGAAGAGGGCCAGCGTTTCCCAGGCGGTGTTCGCACGCGTGGCGTTCAACCGCACACAG ggTTTGCTGTCTGAGATCCTTCGTAAGGAGGAGGATCCTCGCTCTGCGTCACAGTCGCTGCTGGTCAACCTGAAGGCCATGCAGAACTTCCTCAACCTACCAGAGGGCGAGCGAGACCGCATCTaccaggaggagagagagaggagcgcCAACAGCAACCACAACCACCCCACCAACCACATCTCCAACACcagcgcacacagacacacacag ACAAAGTGCAGCATGTCTGGTGCAGAGCTGCCACTGAAGCTGGACTCACTTGTGAACATCACATCAGTAATTTATGAAGAGATCCAGCAGGAGATGAAGCGAGCCAAGGTCTCCCAGGCTCTGTTCGCTAAGGTGGCAGCCAATAAAAGTCAG GGTTGGCTGTGTGAGCTGCTCAGGTGGAAAGAGAGCCCAAGCCCTGAGAACCGCACACTGTGGGAGAACCTGTGCACCATCAGGAGGTTCCTGGCGTTGCCACAGCCCGACCGGGACCAGGTTTATGAGGAGGAGTCGAGGCAGCAGCACAGCGACAGGCTCCACACTGTCCTGCACATCCCGGATCAGCAG GCCCTCCACAGACAGCCCCTGCCTCCTCTGACATCCCCATCTCCACTTCATGAAGGCCCAGTACCGGTGTTGCACGGCTCAGAAGATGGGTCTGAGCGTGGAATGAGTCCTGGCTTCGGAGGTGGAGGCCCAAAGAAAGCCCGTTCGCGGACTCGGATATCCCTGGAGGCCCTGGGAATTCTCCAGAGCTTCATTGGTGATGTGGGCCTCTACCCCGACCAGGAGGCCATCCACACCCTGTCAGCCCAGCTGGACCTGCCCAAACACACCATCGTTAAGTTCTTCCAGAACCAACGCTATAATGTCAAGCACCACAGCCAAGCCAGAGAGCCCATTGCTGGGGAGGACGATGGGGAGAGCTTGAGTCCCAGTGAAGAAGGGATCGACACAACAGTGAGCCGAGGGGATGAGGTGCTCTCTGCATCCGAGGAGTCGAGTGAGGATGGGAGACAATCAGTGGAGTTGTTCCAAACAGAGGGAGGCAATGggggagaggaaaaagaggtGGAAATGGAGGTAGACAAGGAGGAAGGGGATGATGGGAAAGCCTCAGGGCCAGCAACTTCCTCTCTGTCCCCTTACAGCAGTGTGGACAGCCCCCACTCTGCAGAGCAACAGAGATAA